Proteins encoded in a region of the Paenibacillus pedocola genome:
- a CDS encoding DUF1405 domain-containing protein, which produces MSVVDKLFKHRGIIWLLIIVNFLGTIYGYIWYGNQLAFTAENYPVWLLPFVPDSPTASLFFTIALLLMLYPPKGLKGTLVRELIEALAVVTSVKYGIWAVSMIFAGGYQGDTVSWQDWMLVVSHTGMAVEALIYARFFSFRRMLPLAVLWTLANDMVDYSVGIYPWLPSELDDDILKVQNFTILLTLLSAAAAWVFGSKARAAHTLQRAGMRR; this is translated from the coding sequence ATGTCGGTTGTAGACAAGCTGTTCAAGCACCGGGGGATCATATGGCTGCTAATTATTGTGAATTTCCTCGGGACGATTTACGGATACATATGGTATGGCAATCAATTGGCGTTTACAGCAGAGAATTACCCGGTATGGCTGCTCCCGTTTGTTCCGGACAGTCCGACGGCAAGCCTGTTCTTTACGATTGCACTGCTCCTGATGCTATATCCCCCGAAAGGGCTTAAAGGAACACTGGTGCGTGAACTCATCGAAGCGCTCGCAGTTGTCACTTCTGTGAAGTACGGGATTTGGGCGGTTAGTATGATTTTTGCCGGCGGCTATCAGGGGGATACCGTGAGCTGGCAGGACTGGATGCTGGTAGTGTCACATACCGGTATGGCGGTTGAGGCACTGATCTATGCACGGTTCTTCTCATTCCGGCGGATGCTTCCGCTGGCAGTGCTCTGGACACTGGCGAACGATATGGTGGATTATTCAGTTGGCATTTATCCTTGGCTGCCGTCGGAGCTTGATGATGATATCCTCAAAGTGCAGAACTTCACAATCCTTCTAACTTTATTGAGCGCGGCAGCGGCCTGGGTTTTCGGGTCAAAAGCCAGGGCGGCACATACCCTTCAGCGGGCTGGCATGAGACGCTGA